The nucleotide window CTGTACAAACTATTGGTCATTATAATTTAGATTTATTAAAAGTTGAGGTTGATTTTATAGCAGCAAGTGCACACAAATTTCATGGTCCAAAAGGAGTTGGTTTTGCCTATTTTAAAAAAGGTTCTGGTATTTTACCAATGTTTCATGGAGGAGATCAAGAAAGAGGAGCAAGGTCTAGTACAGAAAATGTGCATAGCATTTTAGGAATGCAGAAAGCCATGGAAATTGCCTACAAAAATTTAGATAAGGATAAAGAAAAGATAGAAGGACTTAAAAAGAACTTTATAGAAGGTTTAGAAAAGATATCATCTGAAATCAAGTTTAATGGTTGTTCTGGTAATTTTAATGAAAGTACTTACACTATTTTAAATGTTCGTTTTCCTATACAGAATGATATGTTATTGTTCAGTTTAGACATGGCTGGTATTGCAGTTTCTGGAGGTTCTGCATGCCAAAGTGGAAGTAATGTAGGTTCTCATGTGTTAGCAGAAATACTTTCTGGTAAGGAAGCAGATAATACCTCAGTGCGTTTTTCTTTTTCTAAATATACTACTAAAGAAGAGTTAGATATTACCTTAAAAAAAATAGAAGAGCTACTTTAAAAGCAGCTCTTCTAAGGTTAAAAAGAATTTTAAATTAATTGATAATCAATTTCTTTAAAATTTTGCCTTCAGCATTTTGAGACATTACAATATACAAACCTTTTTCTAAATCATTGGTAGAAAATAAGGTATTTGGTTCAAAATTTCCTTTAAACTCTTTTACTTGCTTTCCATTTACATCAAAAATAATCACTTTTGTTGCTGGTATAGATAAGCTAAATGAATCTTTGGCTGGGTTTGGATATAGTGATACAGAATCATCTAAAAATATATTTTCTGTAGATAAAACAGCTGCTTTATTACCATAAACCTTAAATTCTCCTGGAGCTAATGATATTAAATTATTGGTATTTGTTACATTTAAAGTAGCGTTGTCATCCAATAAATCATACCAAGTACCTGTTTGTTGAAATACAGGATTGATATTTTGAGTGGTTATACCAAAATTACCAATCACATTTATGTATTGAATATCTGAAGCAGAAGCATTTGATAATTGAATTTTCTTTAATCCGTTTGAATTTGAAGCATCAATGGTAAAATCTGAGGTTTTAAAAATATCATACTTTAATTTTAATTGAATTAATTTGCTCCAAGTATTGTAAATGGCTTTTCGATTTTCATCATCAAAATAGTTCCAAAGAATTGGTTTATTACCCGTTCTTCCATTTTGGTTTATGCTAATATCATACCCAAGTTCACCAAATTGCCAAATCATTTTAGGACCAGGAACCGTAAAGTAAAAAGCTCCTGATAACTCCATTCTACTTAATGCAGTTTCTTCATTCTTTATGTTGTATCCACCATTCGATTTTCCGTTTGTAATGGCTGCATACGTTAGTCTTTCTTCATCATGACTTTCCATATAACTTACATTTGCAGGTACAGACCATCCTCTATTTTTATAAGAAATCCAATCAAAATTAGAGGCACCACTTGTATTCTCACCAATAGTTGCATTAGTATAATTTCCATGATGATTTCCCCAAACCATAATTCCTTTACCTTCGTTTAATCTGTAGTTAATCCATTTGGTTTCTTCAGAATTTGGACCTAAATGTTCGAAAATAATGTAGAATTCTGGATCTATTTCCCATTGATAATCTGCATATTCTTTTAGTATTTCAACTCTATCTGTTTGTTCAGAATTGGTACAACCTTCATCACCCAAACAATTTTGAGTAAACCCTTTTGTTAAATCCCATCTGAAACCATCAACTTTGTATTCTTCAATTAAGTATTGAGTGGTTCTCTTTACATAATCTTTTACACCTTGTTTTTGGTGATTAAAATCATTAAAAACGCTATAACTATGTGTAGCAACTACATTAAAGAAAGGGCTATCTGCACTTGCTTGGCCTTGTGTGCCTCCATTGTCTGTATTATACATTCTATAAAAAGGATGTTGACCTGTTGCATGGTTGTAAACTACATCTAAGATTACAGCTATTCCTCTTCTATGACATTCGTCTACTAATTGTTTAAAAGCAGTTCTAGAGCCATAATATTTATCTACAGCCATATGAAATGAAGGATTGTATCCCCAAGAAAGGTTGCCATCAAATTCATTAATTGGCATAAATTCTATAGCATTAATTCCTAATCCTTGTAAATAATCCAATCTTGCTTTTACAGCATCAAAGCTATGAAGTTCATCAAAATCACGAATTAACAATTCGTAAATAACTAAATCTGTTTTTGCTGGTTTTGTAAAATTGGTAGTTTGCCAAACGTATTCAGCTTCACCAGTTTTAAAGAAACTTACAGCATCTGTTGTAGCGTTTGTAGGATATGAAGGTAAATCTGGATAGGTAGTACTATCTATATAAATATCTTCTGTAGGATCTAGAATTTGAGTAGAGTATGGGTCTGCTATTCTAATTTTAGCATCAACTAAATATTGATACATGTGATTTGTTTCTGGGTTTAAACCTGTTAGTTCAATCCAAAAACGGTCTTTGCTACTGTCTTTTTTTAGCAAATAATTGTTATCTATTTCCCAATTATTAAAATCGCCAATTACATGCACAAACTCCTTGTTTGGAGCATATAAAACTAGTGTAGCTTTAGTGTTGTCAGTTGCATTAATTGTTAAGCCATCTTTAATGTCTAATGGTAATGCAGCTTCTGTAACTGTTGGTTTTACAACCAAATTAAATTCTTTGGTTTGAATATCTCCATTATTGTTTGCTTCTAATACAAATGATGTATTCTCTGTTGGTATTAACGAAAAGCTGTAAGATGATAAATTCATTTGCTGATCAATAGAAACTCCATTAGCCTTTAAATTGAAATTAGCTGCTAAAGATGTTGTAGCAGTAATTTGAAAGTTAGTACCACTTTCTATAATTGAAGTTGTTTCAGTTGGAGCTGTTAATGTAATTTGAAATTTACCAACATCATACAATTGGTCTTGAGATTTTTTATCTCCATCTCCATTTTTGGCTTTTACTAAAAAACCAATTCTACCAATACCAGTTCTATTGTAAAGAGTAGTAGGAGTAAAGCTTATAGAATAAGTTCCATTACCATTATTTGTTAGTTTTTGAGCTTCGTTAGAATTGGTCCAACTACCATTGGTTGGAGAATCTGCAATATTCTCAAAGTTTGAATCGAAAGACCAGGTCCATAAATAAATGTCTGAAACACCCCAAGTTGCAGGGTTTACATTAGATACAGTAATTGTTATTTCATCTGTTTCATCGAAAGTACTAGGAGAAACAGCAAAGGTTGCATTTTGCACTTGGCTTAATCCAATTGATGAAATAAAAAGAAAAAGAATGTATATGTTTTTTTTCATAAGAATTTAATTAAAAAATAAGAGCTATCTGAATAGATAGCTCTTAAAAATTTTAAAAAGAATATTAATTTTTGGTATATGTTGGTGCATCTGGGTTAGAGAAATCTAACACAAAAGAATAAGTACCAGCAGTAGTATTTAAATTACCACCATTTAATTCTAATACTCCATCACCATCAGAATCTCCATAATTAGTTCCCCAATCATTATTAGATCTGAATTTGTATTCACCATCTATTAAAGTAACGTTTTCTAAAATCCAAACATCATTAAATGGTTTAGACCAGTCTCTTTTAAACTGTGCATCTGGAGAAGCACCCCAATCATTATAAGCACCACCTACAAGACCCCAAACATTTGTAACAGGTTCTAAAGTATATGTTAAGTCTTTAAAGTTTACTGTAGCAAAGTAAGTACCAGCAGAAACAGCAATGTTTGCTCCTCCAGGATCCATAGTTCCATCAACTCCATCATCTCCCCAGTTATTACCCCAGTCATTGTTTAATCTGAATTTCA belongs to Polaribacter dokdonensis and includes:
- a CDS encoding alpha-amylase family glycosyl hydrolase, whose protein sequence is MKKNIYILFLFISSIGLSQVQNATFAVSPSTFDETDEITITVSNVNPATWGVSDIYLWTWSFDSNFENIADSPTNGSWTNSNEAQKLTNNGNGTYSISFTPTTLYNRTGIGRIGFLVKAKNGDGDKKSQDQLYDVGKFQITLTAPTETTSIIESGTNFQITATTSLAANFNLKANGVSIDQQMNLSSYSFSLIPTENTSFVLEANNNGDIQTKEFNLVVKPTVTEAALPLDIKDGLTINATDNTKATLVLYAPNKEFVHVIGDFNNWEIDNNYLLKKDSSKDRFWIELTGLNPETNHMYQYLVDAKIRIADPYSTQILDPTEDIYIDSTTYPDLPSYPTNATTDAVSFFKTGEAEYVWQTTNFTKPAKTDLVIYELLIRDFDELHSFDAVKARLDYLQGLGINAIEFMPINEFDGNLSWGYNPSFHMAVDKYYGSRTAFKQLVDECHRRGIAVILDVVYNHATGQHPFYRMYNTDNGGTQGQASADSPFFNVVATHSYSVFNDFNHQKQGVKDYVKRTTQYLIEEYKVDGFRWDLTKGFTQNCLGDEGCTNSEQTDRVEILKEYADYQWEIDPEFYIIFEHLGPNSEETKWINYRLNEGKGIMVWGNHHGNYTNATIGENTSGASNFDWISYKNRGWSVPANVSYMESHDEERLTYAAITNGKSNGGYNIKNEETALSRMELSGAFYFTVPGPKMIWQFGELGYDISINQNGRTGNKPILWNYFDDENRKAIYNTWSKLIQLKLKYDIFKTSDFTIDASNSNGLKKIQLSNASASDIQYINVIGNFGITTQNINPVFQQTGTWYDLLDDNATLNVTNTNNLISLAPGEFKVYGNKAAVLSTENIFLDDSVSLYPNPAKDSFSLSIPATKVIIFDVNGKQVKEFKGNFEPNTLFSTNDLEKGLYIVMSQNAEGKILKKLIIN
- a CDS encoding cysteine desulfurase family protein, translated to MNAIYLDNAATTKIDDVVLKTVHESMQDVFGNPSSTHQFGRKAKSAVETARKNIAKHFNVTASEIVFTAGGTEADNLILKNAVLNLGVQTIITSKIEHHAVLHTCEFLEKSENISLQFVNVNEKGAIDLNHLEALLTESSDKVLVSLMHINNEIGTILPIEQVSALCVANNAYFHSDTVQTIGHYNLDLLKVEVDFIAASAHKFHGPKGVGFAYFKKGSGILPMFHGGDQERGARSSTENVHSILGMQKAMEIAYKNLDKDKEKIEGLKKNFIEGLEKISSEIKFNGCSGNFNESTYTILNVRFPIQNDMLLFSLDMAGIAVSGGSACQSGSNVGSHVLAEILSGKEADNTSVRFSFSKYTTKEELDITLKKIEELL